A stretch of DNA from Montipora foliosa isolate CH-2021 chromosome 4, ASM3666993v2, whole genome shotgun sequence:
gcaaagacagcactttctcctcatttatttaACGAGTGTTGGTGCGAATATCAGGCGTAAACGCTATGCTTTAGATAAGCcgaaggttagcatttttgtaaccTGCAACCTTCAACCTGCGCTTTACAGGCTAAGGCTTGTTCTGTCGAATTAATGAGAGCACATCAGATAGTCCTCCAACAAAAGATATAGTCTTTACTCGAATTAAAAGCACCGCATCTCGAAGCAAAAATACTACTAAGGTGCTTCTTCAACAAGGAGTGTCAGCAAAAAATGCCCAACTTATTTTGGCCACTAAAACTACACAGTTAGTATCATTCTCAATATATTCCCGTTTTCCTGTTAACATccactatttttttttacaaccaTGGTGTATTGATTTTTAAATTAGCGCCGCATTTGAGTCGCGAAAACTTTAATAAGCGCCGAGTCGTTCAATCAAGTAAGTTATGTTATTCATTACGATTCCTTTCACGCAGGCAGGCGCAGCGGGATACGAAGAGTGTACTACAATCGAACCAACTGAGTAAATTGCATTGTAAATGAGTTTGTTATTGAAAAGAAGTCGTAAAGAAACTGTAGTCAATTAATTTTCACATGATATGGTGGGGGGCTTGAATACGTGTTCAACCCAGGAAAAGGACGCAACCAGTAGCCAATagcattttgttgttttaaggaATAGATGCTTGTTTGTCAACAAACATTTAATTTACCACGACACAGGGATCCAGATAtcagttttattgttttcgtgtTTCATTTTACTCTATTCAGTTTATCCGTTTCTTTCAACGAACAAAAATAAATGGCACGAGAAGCTCGATTCGCAAAAATTAAAAGACAAGCTTTTTGGAATGGCATCAATGCGAGCCGTAATCTACAGAGTCTGGAAGTTTTCACTAAAGCGATGAAAATGTCAAAGCCTTTTTTCATCTTATTGATTTTATGAAATTGTACTCATCTATGTACTTTTGTACATATATACTGTCTCAAATATTGGCTTTATGTACCAACGTAGCTTCCGAACTTGAATGTTCTCGTAGGGAGgtgcaataatttttttaatatacaGTTTCATCCAGCTGTAATTTCGGACAAGCGGATGATTACTAAATTTCTTCGAGTTAAATAGAAGGTCTTTAAACATTTTCATTCCTTTCATCACTTTTTATGTGACGGTGGAGACGGTTTTCTCACGAAATTGGAAGATTtgccattctttgtttgtcactGCCGGGGCCGTATAGTGAACTTATTTGTTCTTTTCTCTCCACTGTATCAACGTGTTTGTTGGTACAGCGGTCAGCTGTGCACTTAAATATCTTTTGCAATTCCGATTTTATAGCCATTTTTCGGCATTATGGATGTGGTTTTTTATCTCTTGGCTATCATCACCTTCAGCAATATCTCGGTTTCATATTTTGAGTATAAAACGACAGTGACCCGTCTTTGTCGCCGGGGTAAACCCTCAGTATTCTAATTTTCTTCACCCTATGTGTTGAGACCCGCAACATTGGGTAAAATACGAATTGTGTAATCTCTTCCTTTTTCCCTCTGTCATGAAGACATTGTGTCATGAAGGAACCCACATAACAGTCGATCGCGAAAGAAGGTTGGAGCGTTGGTCTGCCCATTGTATGTTAAATCACGCGTATAGAAAGTTGTATATTCGGAAAAATTGGTTCGTAAGTTCGTCAACGAGACTGAAGCTAATGCCGATgctgatgataatgatgatgacgatactgataacaatgatgatgatgccaTTCTGGCAACGAGGTTGATGCTGATGATTATTATGAGCGCAACATAATGCCTTAATTGAAAAACTTGTTActgcaattttgttttctttgagacGATAAATTCGTCGGTTATCATTTCCCACacgtctttttttcttttatttttaaagaaactacGTTAATTCATGGGCGAGATGGCACATAAATGGATACAATAGCCGTGAAGTGCGTCTGCTGCAACATCAATCCATTTTATACGGCGCCCTCCAGCATCGAAAtaaggttttttcttttaatcaaCAGCCAATTTGAAGAGTTGAGAATTGAAAAAAGAGGTTTCATTGTTATTTCTTCGTTTAACTTTTCTTGATGGACCAAAACTACACACTTGTGATGTGAACAACTATTTCACTTCCACGTGCTGATATCCTTGTTTGAGAATTTCGTGATCCGTTGGAGATGAAAGTTTCGTCGACCGTAATTGAAGGTAATGGCTTAGACAGCCGAGTTTTACGGGCTTTTTTTCGCTGCAGGCATCGACACATTTGTCCTGGGTTGCAGATAAGCTTCTTAAAAGCTACGCGGAAATCTCTGTTCATTCCAGTGTAAATCCATGGATTTGCACATGAAAGCACGTAAGGAAGGAAAACAATGATTCCTTCAATAACCATTGGAATTTCGTGAAATGTGAATGCCTCGATAAGGgtaacaacaagaaaaggaCTCCAGCAGATGATGAACAGACTCACAATGATTGCAAGCATTTTAGTAATCTTGAGCTCCCTGAAGAAACGTTTTCGCCTTTCAAACGTGTAATAATATCTCTTTCTTTGCTCATTACCCGTTGCTCCCGCCGGACAAGTGCCAGGACGAGTGGAACGCATCTTGGACAACTGGTGAACTGCGGCCCTGTAGATTGAAATGTATGCAAAGGACATGATACCCAGTGGCAGGCAAAAGAGTGTCACAAATAAAAAGATCACATAACCGTGGATAACATCGAAGTTTTCGTGGTATTGCAGGAAGGTAATCAAAGCGATGACCACGGAGAATCCCCAGACGAGAGCTATGGAACGTCTGGCGCGACGAGGCGTGACCACCGTTTTGTAGTGCAACGGCCTGCTGATCGCGTAGTACCGGTCGATGGACACCAGAGTAGCGTTGATGATGGAGGCAGTGCAGCAGAATGGATCGATCCATTTGGTACCCAAGTCCAGGATAAACTTTTCATCTTCGTTCTCGAGGGGGACAAGAGAACTTATGAGCCAAACTGGCATTGCCAAGAGGGCCACAGCTAAATCCGCCGAAGCAAGTGACAGAACGAAATAGTTTGTCACCGTCCTTAAGTCGCGGAAGGTGTAAACCGCTATAAAGACGAAGCCGTTACCGATGACCGTTGCAACTATGAGCACCAGGACGAGTATGACAAATATAACCGTGCCATCTGACCCGTTCACTATCAGATCATCGCTTGACGCATTGGCTGAGTTGTTCTCCATAGCTCTTCTTACGGTCTGTTGACAGTTGCACAGTTGAGGTCAGCCGTTTTTTAAATGAGTAGTTTTCGAAACTCGGCGTTGAAAGGTCCAAATTTGTgatttttcatttgatttgcgCGGTGCGTCAGAAGAGCTCCTTCATAAAGTTCTGCAGTGCTGCACAGCTGTTCAAAAGTTACCATCTACAGAGCTgaccatttctttgtttgttcgcGGTGCTCCATTAGTGTCTGAAATTTTACAGAAGAAAGCTAATGAAGTAAATTTCCATCATTTTTTGGGTTGATTTTCTTTCAGCTCAAAAAGGAAGTGGTGGTCTTTAAGAAGGTCGTCTTTAAGAAGACAACGAAAAATATAGGTAAATGTTTATCCCCGTTAGAGAAAACACAATCGTTCCGCGCGTATGTCCAGTAGCCTTTAAGTTTCCACATTTATTAAATTTGCATtctaaatgaaaattttgtttCCACTTTTGAAAATCACTTCCTTAGAAAACACTCTTTTGCTTCCTAGTTCTATGTAAATAAAAAGCGGCCGCCCTGCTGTTGGCGACCGCTCACAACGTGAAAACAGTAGTGTGTCAAAGAAAACAGAGTCAAAAGTAAGAATTCAAGGAGGCAAAGAACAACGTTAACCACTTTCATTGTGACATTTTCTTCAGGTTTCAATCAAATTCAGTAATATTTTCGACAAGCAGCTttctcccaattttttttttgtttttgttcttttcctaCATTAGCAAGAAAGCAATAGTATTTGCTGTTATTAAAAGTAAGAAACACACCTGCCCCAGAAAAGGCAACTCTCGGCTACGAATTTAATAAAAATGGTGGATAACAGAATTGTCAAAAACTGCTACTTCCGTGACATGGCATCCTGTTTTTTATGTGATAAAATACTGGGGCAGAAGTCGATATATGGGTTTTATTGCATTCGTTCTGTTTTTAAGCTAAGTTGATTACCTGATAATTATTCCGCACTCACGTAACTGTCCTCGTTATAAACACACGTTTCGGCAAAATAATGTCGTTTAGATCATTGACTTTGCAATTTATTATAATGTAAACACTCAATTGGTCGAAAGGGAAGAATTTCAACCttcgttttttttctcaatttatCCGCGGACATCCTTTTTCTAGAATTGTTTGGCACTTGCAATTTGCACGATGGAAAGttgctttattttcttctttttttcgtgaaaaaggTTGTTTCGGTAAGCAATGCCGTAAAAGGGTCATGTATTGACTTcgtaaatttaagatttcaaaAGTAAAAATTGATAACGCCTCCAGGAAAATTAAACCCAGATTTAATTTTTGTGATGTTTATGTTTAGCCTTAAATGGCGTTGTAGTATGTCAGTATTTTGAAAATTAGAGATCGataaaaaacatttgaaaaaacaGTAATGAAAAGGGACATAAGCTATAGATAGAAGTGAATCAATATATTTTTCAGGCGCTGTTAAACGAAGTAATTTgctctcgaaaaaaaaaaagtggctaATCCGATGTGTCCCACAAAAGCATTCAATTCATGATCCGgccatttttaataatttctttttgccctttcaatgttgttgcTCTTTCGAAAACGCACGAAATCAATTGTATTCCACCCCACTTTTTCACGTTTTTACCCGACAAGATGCCAGGCGAAGCGATAAACATCCTTGCACCCAAcccataattttattatttaacacataaaaattgtttCAACACCGCTGTTAAGGGCTTAAACAAATGTTGGGTTTGTGTTAGACAAGTTACGCGGAGAAAGTGCCGTCTGTTGTCATTGTTAGCTGAATATGTGAAAAAccgaaaatattttaatttccgCACTTCTGTTACGGAATGAATACTCTAGATAAAATTAAATCAAGGAAAGTGTACATAGGTTGAAAATGTGAGGAATAATCCTTTTTCAGGCGCTATTAGAAGAAGCAAAATCCGGCTGGCTAATCCCCTGTGTCCCACCAAAGCATTCAATTTATGATTcgtcttttattattatttttttggcaCTTCATGCAGTGTTGTTGCCCTTTCGAAAACACTAGAAATCAATTGTACCACTTCATTTTTTCAAGTCTTTACCCGACTAGGTGCTAGGTGAAGAGATAAGCATCTTCACACCCAAGCGATAATTTTATTtaacacataaaaattgtttCAACACATCTGTTAAGGACGTAAGCAAATGCTgggtttgttttcatttttgacaAGTTACGGAGAAAGTGTCTGTTGACATTGTGAGCTGAATATGTGAAAAGCAGaaattattttacttttcaCACCTCTGTTATGGAATGAACAAGAAACAGAATTAACTGTGTACTGTGTAAGTTGTTTCTACACCTTTGCAGTTGATTTATGAAGTGTCGGTTCGTTGCGTATATTTTGAAAACTATGGATAATGTCTCTTAGCTGAATGTGAAGGGAACAAAATTTTCACAGTAACAGTTGGGGTGTGCCATGTAAGGCTCTGGAGAGAGTATCGATTCTGTTTTTCAACGTTCGGTAGAACCTCTTTCGATGAGTTCGCCGCTTTATTTTGTTCTTCCAAACACTGCAAGCTgcgtttttttggaaaaaaatgattATATTTACCTTTACTTCCAGGAAACATTTCATTCGAAACAGCTTGATTTGGCCTTCCATTCAACCGGAGAATCATTTAAGGGGAAAAATATTTCGTATCTAAAGAATTGAGGTATGCATGCCCACCAAACTATGTCACATAATGTGCCAGGAAATCTAAATCGATATTTAAGTAGAAGGTAATTGCTGTTCTTGCCTACTCCGGCCGGATCATCACTCGGGGTCTTTAAATGAATCAGGAGAAAAAGCTGCCTTTGTTATTACATccgaaaatggttagactttcaagaaATGAGCAGtcgtctcggataaggactataacaCAACCCTTTATAGACTCCGTGGGACGTTAAACATCCCATACACTATTCGACAAGAGCAGGGCACGGGGTTGCCGGTGTTGTGGCTGGCCTGAATGTGTCCCTAATAGACTACTTCGACGatacggtggccattttgaattatATTGTTCTAaagggatgcccagggggcaaatacattaattttgcccccctgagcatcccataatatctttgtaaacaatagaaatcaaaataacCGCCGTATCGTCGAAGTAGTCTATTACGTCGCTAGATCTCGGCCTAGCCATGCAAATAACGATTTTGATTGATTGTGAAAGATTGTGAGAGAACTCACGACCCAAGATCCTCTCCCAAACTCCACACCGTATATGGGTcgggtttgttggttctctgctctacATGCCCTGGGAAATTCCTCTCTCTTTTGCGTTCTCCGTTCGACATAATAACTTTAATAAATTCACTGGCTCAAAAATTCTGACGGGGCAGACTATATGAGATGCGCACGCACATCTTACAATTTGCCTCACAAGGTTCATTGCAAATAGCGTTGCTGGTCGGTTGTAGTGCATTTTATTTAGGGCCACATTGAATTGATTTGCTTCGTTACTGACCGGAAATCTGGAATTTACTTTACACTGTCATTGAAAAGTTAAGGtgtatgaaataaataaagttgttctCTCTTTTACTCAAATGCGAAACAATATGGAAGTCGGTGTCAACTTGAAATTGGGGCTAacgatttatttttcatttatttgtcaacttttttcattttagggGAAGGTTGAAGCAATTTGCGTCCATACTGACCTGAAAACTCGGTtcctaatttttttatttaacatttATAGCGTGAAATGATTTGTTCACGTTTCTTTGTCCCAAGGGACCACTGCATCAGGTGGATGCTGTGGCTTTTTACGTTCATCATGATTTTCGTTGAAGTTTAGTTGCGAAAGACGTTGAAGCCGACAATAAAAGAAACGGGTGAACCTAATTAATGAATTTGCAAAAGTTATAGCGTTGAGGGCTCTTCCTCTCGCAAAAGCGAACCACAATATTATTTGCCGAGTGATCCTTTCCGGCATCGGAAGAAAAGTATCGCTATTCACAAAAATAATCGTTTCTAGGAATATCAGATGTTGCCGTAGCCTCTGGCTCCCTTCTTTCGTTTCTATTGGTTTTAAGGAATCTAGGAAACAAGATGAGATATTACCTACAGATATTAAAGGAGCCTTCTCTGGGGAcgataaacagtatttttttttcttttcgggGGTGGTTGGAGTTGCCAAATCTCGAAGGTTCGACGAAAAAAAATGGTGCAGTAGGATTTACTGTTGACAAAAATCAATCAAAATTATCTTTGAATTAAACCTGAATGGAAAGGGATTATAACTTGAGTAAAATTATCTCAAATAACGAGCTAGCTGtggaaaaaatttgaaaaagaaaggtTTTCCGCGCACCAAAGCGGTACGTCTCTTGCATAAAAACAGCGAAAAATCCATTATCGATAATTCATCAGGTCAGTGCCAAATAGGTTATCATGGAAAAATTCGAAAAGTAAGAAAGTCAAGCCCTAAAAAGAT
This window harbors:
- the LOC137999968 gene encoding alpha-1A adrenergic receptor-like; its protein translation is MENNSANASSDDLIVNGSDGTVIFVILVLVLIVATVIGNGFVFIAVYTFRDLRTVTNYFVLSLASADLAVALLAMPVWLISSLVPLENEDEKFILDLGTKWIDPFCCTASIINATLVSIDRYYAISRPLHYKTVVTPRRARRSIALVWGFSVVIALITFLQYHENFDVIHGYVIFLFVTLFCLPLGIMSFAYISIYRAAVHQLSKMRSTRPGTCPAGATGNEQRKRYYYTFERRKRFFRELKITKMLAIIVSLFIICWSPFLVVTLIEAFTFHEIPMVIEGIIVFLPYVLSCANPWIYTGMNRDFRVAFKKLICNPGQMCRCLQRKKARKTRLSKPLPSITVDETFISNGSRNSQTRISARGSEIVVHITSV